In one window of Miscanthus floridulus cultivar M001 chromosome 12, ASM1932011v1, whole genome shotgun sequence DNA:
- the LOC136497228 gene encoding AP-4 complex subunit mu-like, with protein sequence MISQFFVLSQRGDHIVFRDYRGEVPKGSAEIFFRKVKFWNDDEAEGAPPVFNVDGVNYIHVKVAGLFFVVTTMVNVSPSLLLELLQRIARVTKDYLGVLNEDSLRKNFILVYELLDEVIDFGYPQTTSTEVLKSYIFNEPIMVDAGRLPPLGPAAMFMQGTKRMPGTAVTKSVVATEPGGKKREEIFVDIIERISVTFSSSGYILTSEIDGTIQMKSYLTGNPEIRLALNEDLSIGRTGSSSYDYRSSSGGGTIILDDCNFHESVHLDSFDIDRTLTLIPPDGEFPVMNYRMTQEFKPPFRVTALIEEAGPSRAEVLLKIRADFSANVTANTITVQMPVPAYTMRASFELEAGAVGQTTDFKEGSRRLEWNLKKIVGGSEHTLRAKLTFSQESHGNITKEAGPVNMNFTIPMYNASKLQVRYLQIAKKSKAYNPYRWVRYVTQANSYVARL encoded by the exons ATGATCTCGCAGTTCTTCGTTCTGTCGCAGCGCGGCGACCACATCGTCTTCCGCGACT ATCGCGGCGAGGTGCCCAAGGGCAGCGCAGAGATCTTCTTCCGGAAGGTGAAGTTCTGGAATGACGACGAGGCAGAGGGGGCGCCCCCAGTCTTC AATGTCGATGGGGTTAATTATATTCATGTCAAGGTCGCCGGACTATTTTTTGTGGTAACCACAATGGTTAATGTTTCCCCATCCCTTCTCTTGGAACTTCTTCAAAGGATTGCACGTGTTACAAAAGATTATCTCGGCGTTCTTAATGAAGATTCACTGCGGAAGAATTTTATTTTGGTGTATGAATTGCTTGATGAAGTCATT GACTTCGGATACCCACAAACAACCTCTACTGAGGTTCTGAAGTCGTACATATTCAATGAACCCATTATGGTTGATGCTGGAAGGCTGCCACCACTTGGTCCTGCTGCTATGTTCATG CAAGGCACAAAGCGTATGCCTGGTACAGCTGTTACAAAATCTGTTGTTGCTACTGAGCCTGGGGGGAAGAAGAGGgaggaaatttttgttgatatCATTGAGAGAATAAGTGTGACATTCAGCTCGAGT GGCTATATACTTACATCTGAGATTGACGGAACAATTCAAATGAAAAGTTACCTCACTGGCAATCCAGAAATCCGTCTTGCTCTCAATGAGGATTTGAGCATTGGAAGAACTGGATCTTCATCATACG ATTACAGAAGTTCTTCTGGAGGAGGAACAATCATTCTTGATGATTGCAACTTCCACGAGTCAGTACATCTGGACAGTTTTGATATTGACAGAACTTTGACTTTA ATACCGCCTGACGGAGAATTTCCTGTAATGAACTACCGGATGACCCAAGAATTTAAGCCGCCATTCCGTGTAACCGCACTAATTGAAGAAGCTGGACCATCGAGG GCTGAAGTTCTACTGAAAATAAGAGCAGACTTCTCCGCGAATGTCACTGCTAACACAATCACAGTACAAATGCCAGTGCCCGCATACACAATGAG AGCGAGTTTTGAGTTGGAAGCTGGAGCAGTTGGGCAGACAACCGATTTCAAGGAAGGATCCAGGAGACTTGAGTGGAATCTAAAGAAG ATTGTTGGTGGTTCTGAGCACACCCTTCGTGCAAAGCTGACATTTTCCCAGGAGTCACATG GAAATATCACAAAGGAAGCTGGCCCAGTGAATATGAATTTCACTATACCGATGTACAATGCATCCAAGTTGCAG GTCAGGTATCTTCAGATCGCAAAGAAATCGAAGGCATACAACCCTTACAGATGGGTGCGATATGTAACACAAGCTAACTCCTACGTAGCTCGTCTATGA
- the LOC136497748 gene encoding uncharacterized protein — translation MNKQQQQAYGYGHGHGQGDVPGYCCFHPREVVVGVCAHCLKDRLLLLLAVANSNNNAGDDVVRRRSRSRSSSISLPKVFALGSSFLQRLDSRHHRGRDHDNNCYSDDDDATASVASLDDSFISIKFEDNGKATWDSQSQHKAAEEKAEAEAGKPAAAPATRSSSTVVVAVEHVKRGGVTRWRKQVVGRLLQLARWRRSSAAAKTGGAAACHVAGLDGKKATAAAERSKARGRGWIRSLTRRRAHGDRAW, via the exons atgaacaagcagcagcagcaggcgtacGGGTACGGGCATGGGCATGGGCAGGGCGACGTCCCAGGCTACTGCTGCTTCCATCCCAGGGAGGTGGTCGTCGGCGTCTGCGCGCACTGCCTCAAggaccgcctcctcctcctcctcgccgttgCCAACAGCAACAACAACGCCGGCGACGACGTCGTGCGTCGCAGGAgtaggagcaggagcagcagcatcTCCCTCCCCAAGGTCTTCGCGCTCGGCTCCTCCTTCCTCCAGCGACTCGACTCCCGCCACCACCGGGGGCGGGACCACGACAACAACTGCTactccgacgacgacgacgccaccGCCTCCGTCGCAAGCCTCGAtg attCTTTCATCTCCATCAAATTCGAGGACAACGGCAAGGCGACGTGGGACAGCCAGAGCCAGCACAAGGCGGcggaggagaaggccgaggcggAGGCAGGCAAGCCGGCAGCGGCTCCCGCGACGAGGTCGTCGTCGaccgtggtggtggcggtggagcacgtgaagcggggcggcgtcaCCCGGTGGCGCAAGCAGGTGGTGGGGCGCCTGCTGCAGCTGGCGCGCTGGAGGAGGTCGTCCGCCGCGGCCAAgacgggcggcgcggcggcgtgcCACGTCGCCGGGCTGGACGGCAagaaggccacggcggcggcggagcggtCCAAGGCGAGAGGGAGAGGCTGGATCCGGAGCCTCACTCGGAGGCGCGCGCACGGCGACCGGGCGTGGTAG
- the LOC136498399 gene encoding auxin response factor 13-like: MAPQPPLPPANGDGDSIVDRDVWLACAVPLSRLPTVGAEVYYFPHGHGEQCPAHLPAPLPAPHLFACTVTHVTLGADDKTNEVFAKISLSPGPHRGGPAHTASRPDPPTSTTASDNSPPQEIMLSYFTKELTQSDANNGGGFSVPRYCADHIFPALDFDADPPVQNLVMRDTRGNPWQFRHIYRGTPRRHLLTTGWSRFVNAKLLVAGDIVVFMRRANGDLIVGLRRTPRYALVFPGAADPDHQPPPRNARARVPPQDVMEAARLAAEGRPFTVTYFPRQAAGEFVVPRTEVEGALATRWEPGTQVRMQVMEAEDTRRTVWADGHVKALHQNIWRALEIDWDDSSPLSPKLSRYVNAWQVQLVAYPPLPNRVRICDPIAPLCPGDASYPLIGSESQAMAMILGPQIPAGMQGARHTGPCAAPSESSAMLTTQLLFPLTSRDLQMPPRTSPSASSEIVDPEAASPPNNSVSMRPAELPVQVKSIQLFGATITPHVVQSATNGDAMADDNVEKDV; encoded by the exons ATGGCGCCGCAGCCACCGCTTCCTCCCGCCAACGGAGACGGAGACAGCATCGTCGACCGCGACGTCTGGCTCGCCTGCGCTGTCCCGCTCTCCCGCCTCCCCACCGTCGGCGCCGAGGTCTACTACTTCCCGCACGGCCACGGCGAGCAGTGCCCCGCGCACCTCCCGGCGCCGCTCCCCGCGCCGCACCTCTTCGCATGCACCGTCACCCACGTCACCCTAGGCGCGGACGACAAGACCAACGAGGTGTTCGCCAAAATCTCCCTCAGCCCAGGCCCCCACCGAGGCGGGCCCGCCCACACCGCTTCTCGTCCCGACCCCCCCACTAGCACCACCGCCAGCGACAACAGCCCGCCGCAGGAGATCATGCTCAGCTACTTCACCAAGGAGCTCACGCAGAGCGACGCCAACAACGGCGGCGGCTTCTCCGTCCCGCGCTACTGCGCCGACCACATCTTCCCCGCGCTCGACTTCGACGCCGACCCGCCCGTGCAGAACCTCGTCATGCGCGACACCAGGGGCAACCCCTGGCAGTTCCGCCACATCTACCGCGGCACGCCGCGACGACACCTGCTCACCACCGGATGGAGCAGGTTCGTCAACGCCAAGCTGCTCGTCGCGGGGGACATCGTCGTCTTCATGCGACGCGCCAACGGCGACCTCATCGTCGGCCTGCGCCGCACGCCAAGGTACGCGCTCGTCTTCCCAGGGGCCGCCGACCCGGACCATCAGCCCCCGCCCCGCAACGCGCGCGCGCGGGTGCCGCCACAGGACGTCATGGAGgccgcgcgcctcgccgccgAGGGCAGGCCCTTCACCGTCACCTACTTCCCGAGACAGGCCGCCGGGGAGTTCGTCGTCCCGCGCACCGAGGTGGAGGGCGCGCTCGCCACCCGCTGGGAGCCAGGCACGCAGGTGCGCATGCAGGTCATGGAGGCAGAGGACACGCGGCGCACCGTGTGGGCCGACGGCCACGTCAAGGCGCTCCACCAAAACATCTGGCGAGCGCTCGAG ATCGACTGGGATGACTCCTCTCCATTATCACCAAAACTAAGCAGATATGTGAATGCTTGGCAAGTCCAGCTTGTTGCATACCCTCCTCTTCCAAACAGAGTGAGGATTTGCGACCCAATTGCGCCTCTTTGCCCTGGAGATGCCTCTTATCCACTGATCGGATCGGAAAGCCAGGCCATGGCCATGATATTGGGGCCACAAATTCCTGCTGGCATGCAGGGAGCCAGGCACACCGGCCCTTGTGCTGCACCCTCTGAATCCTCTGCAATGCTCACGACTCAGTTGCTATTCCCCCTAACCAGCAGGGACCTCCAGATGCCACCGCGTACAAGCCCCAGTGCTTCCTCTGAGATTGTGGATCCTGAAGCTGCTTCTCCTCCCAACAACTCAGTAAGCATGCGTCCAGCAGAGCTTCCAGTCCAAGTGAAGAGCATACAGCTCTTTGGCGCCACAATCACACCCCATGTTGTGCAGAGTGCTACTAATGGTGATGCTATGGCTGATGACAATGTTGAAAAAGATGTCTAA
- the LOC136498119 gene encoding serine/threonine-protein kinase SAPK5 has product MDKYEPVREIGAGNFGVAKLMRNKETRELVAMKFIERGNRIDENVFREIVNHRSLRHPNIIRFKEVVLTPTHLAIVMEYAAGGELFERICEAGRFHEDEARYFFQQLVCGVSFCHAMNICHRDLKLENTLLDGSPAPRLKICDFGYSKSSVLHSRPKSTVGTPAYIAPEVLSRREYDGKHADVWSCGVTLYVMLVGAYPFEDPKDPKNFRKTISRIMSVQYKIPEYVHVSQNCRHLLSRIFVQNPYKRITMSEIKSHPWYLKNLPRELKEEAQAAYYNRRGVGDAGAGAGASSSSNGNANAVAAAAAYSSQSVEEIMRIVQEAQTVPKPARPVSGYGWDAASDDDDNDQYEEEAEPEQEEEQEEEDNYDRTVRQVHASGEFDMSRLQI; this is encoded by the exons ATGGACAAGTACGAGCCCGTTCGTGAGATCGGGGCGGGCAACTTTGGGGTGGCCAAGCTCATGAGGAACAAGGAAACCAGGGAGCTCGTCGCCATGAAGTTCATAGAGCGAGGAAACAGG ATCGACGAGAACGTGTTCCGCGAGATCGTGAACCACCGCTCCCTGCGCCACCCCAACATCATCCGGTTCAAGGAGGTGGTGCTCACCCCGACGCACCTGGCGATCGTGATGGAGTACGCGGCGGGCGGGGAGCTGTTCGAGCGCATCTGCGAGGCGGGGAGGTTCCACGAGGACGAGGCACGGTACTTCTTCCAGCAGCTGGTGTGCGGCGTGAGCTTCTGCCACGCCATGAACATCTGCCACCGGGACCTCAAGCTGGAGAACACGCTTCTGGACGGCAGCCCGGCGCCGCGCCTCAAGATCTGCGACTTCGGCTACTCCAAGTCCTCGGTGCTGCACTCGAGGCCAAAGTCAACGGTGGGCACGCCGGCGTACATCGCGCCCGAGGTGCTGTCGCGGCGCGAGTACGACGGCAAGCACGCCGATGTGTGGTCCTGCGGCGTCACGCTCTACGTCATGCTCGTCGGAGCCTACCCGTTCGAGGATCCCAAGGATCCCAAGAACTTCAGAAAGACGATCTCG CGGATCATGTCTGTGCAGTACAAGATCCCCGAGTACGTGCACGTCTCCCAGAACTGCCGCCACCTCCTCTCCCGCATCTTCGTCCAGAACCCGTACAAGAGGATCACCATGAGCGAGATCAAGAGCCACCCCTGGTACCTCAAGAACCTGCCAAGGGAGCTCAAGGAGGAGGCCCAGGCAGCCTACTACAACCGACGGGGAGTGGgggacgccggcgccggcgccggcgccagcagcagcagcaatggtAATGCCAATGCCGTGGCAGCCGCAGCAGCCTACTCGTCGCAGAGCGTGGAGGAGATCATGAGGATCGTGCAGGAGGCACAGACGGTGCCCAAGCCGGCGAGGCCCGTCTCCGGCTACGGCTGGGACGCCGCCTcggacgacgacgacaacgaccAGTACGAGGAGGAAGCAGAGCCCGagcaagaggaggagcaggaggaagaagacaacTACGACAGGACGGTGCGGCAGGTGCACGCCAGCGGGGAGTTCGACATGAGCAGGCTCCAAATCTGA